From one Pontibacillus sp. HMF3514 genomic stretch:
- a CDS encoding cold-shock protein, whose translation MENGTVKWFNAEKGYGFIQVEGGNDVFVHYSAINEEGFKTLEEGQSVTFEIVEGDRGPQAANVTKN comes from the coding sequence ATGGAAAACGGTACAGTAAAATGGTTCAACGCAGAAAAAGGCTATGGTTTCATTCAAGTTGAAGGTGGAAATGATGTATTCGTACACTATTCTGCAATCAACGAAGAAGGATTCAAAACACTTGAAGAAGGTCAAAGCGTAACTTTCGAAATCGTTGAAGGCGACCGCGGACCTCAAGCAGCGAACGTAACTAAAAACTAA
- a CDS encoding ribonuclease HI family protein: MIEVYIDGASKGDPGPSGAGVYIKNGKEQYSYSFPIGVLSNHEAEFTALIKALEVCQKDFPDEILSVRSDSKLVVDSIEKSNTKQERFLPYLRNAEELSETFPYFFIKWIPDKQNKHADELARKAIHDQPQS; this comes from the coding sequence ATGATTGAGGTTTATATAGATGGAGCTTCTAAAGGAGATCCGGGACCAAGCGGTGCTGGTGTATATATTAAAAATGGCAAAGAACAGTATTCTTACTCTTTTCCAATTGGGGTATTATCGAATCATGAGGCAGAGTTTACAGCACTAATCAAGGCACTTGAGGTTTGTCAAAAGGACTTCCCCGATGAAATTTTAAGTGTTCGGTCTGATTCAAAATTAGTGGTTGATTCAATAGAAAAATCAAATACGAAACAAGAACGTTTCCTCCCCTATTTAAGAAATGCTGAAGAACTGAGCGAAACATTTCCTTATTTTTTCATTAAATGGATTCCCGATAAACAAAATAAACACGCTGATGAATTAGCTCGAAAAGCCATCCATGACCAGCCACAATCATAA
- a CDS encoding DUF6123 family protein: protein MAQSKSLGYFIEDLWTKGFRLTDKDIHFIYLGKHYTNSEDWLVILALKVTLQFQFRFVGSFFLGVLEYLSENQPSSRKEVWQLLEQKGISKYNFNGHRLNSNITKS from the coding sequence ATGGCGCAATCGAAATCACTCGGTTATTTCATTGAAGATTTATGGACAAAAGGCTTTCGCTTAACCGATAAGGATATTCATTTTATATATTTAGGGAAACATTATACAAACTCAGAAGATTGGCTTGTAATTTTGGCTTTAAAAGTTACACTTCAATTTCAGTTTAGGTTTGTGGGAAGTTTCTTTTTAGGTGTATTAGAGTATTTAAGTGAAAATCAACCATCTTCTCGAAAAGAAGTTTGGCAATTGTTGGAACAAAAGGGGATTTCTAAATATAATTTTAATGGACATCGATTAAATAGTAATATTACTAAGAGTTAA
- a CDS encoding sulfurtransferase → MEPLISVHDAKNYLNKGQKILFADCRFSLQDPQEGERLFNEEHVPGAVYFDLEKDLSGKVEDTGGRHPLPSIDIFVKKIEEAGIHKDTTIIAYDDQLSAMASRFLWLMKYLGHQRVYIMDGGFKAWKQNQYPVSNSVEQSELGEFQYDIHNELIATQKEVAEKIEDSNVAILDSRAFERYAGWNEPIDERAGHIPSAQNYFWKNLFEDGFWKSSDVLKNYFSNLAKYKEIIVYCGSGVTATPNVIALWQAGFQNVKLYVGSWSDWITNPDNEIRSVSKS, encoded by the coding sequence TTGGAACCGTTAATCTCCGTACATGATGCGAAGAATTATCTTAACAAGGGACAAAAGATCCTGTTCGCAGATTGTCGTTTCTCTTTGCAAGATCCTCAAGAGGGAGAAAGACTCTTCAACGAGGAACATGTACCCGGAGCTGTTTACTTCGATCTTGAGAAAGATTTAAGCGGTAAAGTTGAAGATACAGGTGGACGTCACCCATTACCAAGCATAGACATTTTTGTGAAAAAGATTGAAGAAGCAGGTATTCATAAAGACACAACGATTATAGCTTATGATGATCAACTATCGGCTATGGCTTCTAGGTTCCTATGGCTTATGAAATACCTCGGCCACCAGAGAGTTTATATTATGGACGGCGGTTTTAAGGCTTGGAAACAAAATCAATACCCTGTTTCCAACTCCGTTGAACAAAGTGAGTTGGGTGAATTTCAATACGACATACATAATGAGTTAATCGCAACTCAGAAGGAAGTAGCTGAAAAAATTGAAGATTCAAATGTAGCAATTTTAGATTCGAGAGCTTTCGAACGTTATGCAGGCTGGAATGAACCAATTGATGAAAGAGCAGGACATATACCTTCTGCACAAAATTACTTTTGGAAAAATCTTTTTGAAGATGGTTTCTGGAAGTCATCGGATGTGTTAAAAAACTACTTTTCTAATTTAGCAAAGTATAAAGAAATTATCGTTTATTGCGGATCTGGGGTTACTGCTACACCGAATGTGATTGCTCTTTGGCAAGCGGGCTTTCAAAATGTAAAGTTATATGTGGGTAGTTGGAGTGATTGGATTACCAACCCTGATAATGAAATTAGAAGTGTATCGAAATCGTAA
- a CDS encoding isoprenylcysteine carboxyl methyltransferase family protein: MNMIFTIIFILIVLQRIIEVIIAKQNEKWMKNQGATEHYSDHYKWIVFVHTLFFFSIMFEAFGEKLVLNQWKGILLLLFVCAQAFRVWCLASLGRYWNTKIIVLPEAELVTKGPYKFMKHPNYVVVAIEFILIPLLFNAYVTAFIFPVLHGVLMRIRIPYEEKALSRDKLKSN; encoded by the coding sequence ATGAACATGATTTTTACCATTATCTTCATATTAATTGTTTTACAACGGATCATTGAAGTTATTATTGCAAAACAAAATGAAAAGTGGATGAAAAATCAGGGAGCTACAGAACATTATTCAGATCATTATAAGTGGATTGTTTTCGTCCATACGCTTTTCTTTTTTTCTATAATGTTTGAAGCATTTGGAGAGAAACTTGTTCTTAATCAGTGGAAAGGAATTCTTTTATTATTATTTGTGTGTGCGCAAGCCTTCCGAGTATGGTGTTTAGCATCATTAGGGAGATACTGGAACACAAAGATTATTGTACTTCCTGAGGCGGAATTAGTTACAAAAGGGCCATATAAATTTATGAAGCACCCCAATTATGTTGTGGTTGCCATTGAATTTATTTTAATTCCATTACTGTTTAATGCTTATGTAACGGCTTTTATATTTCCGGTATTGCATGGCGTCCTTATGAGAATCAGGATTCCATATGAAGAAAAAGCCCTTTCACGAGATAAATTAAAAAGTAATTGA
- a CDS encoding type III polyketide synthase produces the protein MSFITSVGVSLPVYELHQKDIKSFIQHIFPRERREVERLLPVFEHASVEKRQFVVPMDWFDKDHTFQDRNDTYVEQALKHSLHAVDDCLKNDTFLQEQIPYEAIDMIIFVSSTGIATPTIDARMMNERPFRDDVKRVPLWGLGCAGGGAGMSRAMEYTKAYPDANVLVVCVELCSLTFQKDDHRKSNFIGAALFGDGISAALVLGEQSPYLTQKRKVVPKMQTASSKLKKEALDVMGWNINNDGFQVVFARSIPSLVESFWKDHVTTFLERNDLSPQNIPFFVAHPGGKKVLQAYEEVLQCSSDKFKHSYDVLKNHGNMSSATVLYVLKKWMEEEQEIGTTSVMAALGPGFSSELIRLEWSS, from the coding sequence ATGTCCTTTATAACCTCTGTAGGGGTAAGTTTACCAGTATATGAATTGCATCAAAAAGATATAAAATCTTTTATTCAACATATATTCCCTAGAGAAAGAAGAGAAGTAGAAAGGCTCTTACCTGTATTTGAACACGCTTCTGTAGAAAAGAGACAATTTGTTGTCCCCATGGATTGGTTTGATAAAGATCATACCTTTCAAGATCGAAATGATACTTATGTAGAACAAGCTCTTAAACACTCATTACATGCTGTTGACGATTGTTTGAAGAATGATACATTCTTACAAGAACAAATCCCCTATGAGGCAATCGATATGATCATCTTTGTTTCTAGCACAGGCATAGCTACACCTACGATTGATGCTAGAATGATGAATGAGAGACCTTTTCGGGATGATGTGAAACGTGTTCCACTATGGGGATTAGGCTGTGCTGGAGGAGGGGCAGGCATGTCCAGAGCAATGGAATATACCAAAGCTTATCCTGATGCCAATGTACTTGTTGTTTGTGTAGAGCTATGTAGCTTAACCTTTCAAAAAGACGACCACAGAAAGAGTAATTTTATAGGGGCAGCATTGTTTGGGGACGGAATTTCTGCAGCTCTTGTTTTAGGAGAACAATCTCCCTACCTCACACAGAAAAGAAAGGTAGTCCCTAAAATGCAAACAGCTAGTTCAAAATTAAAGAAAGAAGCACTTGATGTTATGGGATGGAATATAAACAACGATGGATTTCAAGTGGTATTCGCCAGAAGCATTCCATCTCTAGTGGAATCATTTTGGAAAGACCATGTGACTACTTTTCTAGAGAGGAACGATTTATCTCCACAGAACATTCCATTTTTTGTTGCCCACCCTGGTGGAAAGAAAGTGCTTCAAGCCTATGAAGAAGTCCTTCAGTGTTCATCTGATAAATTTAAACATTCTTATGATGTTTTAAAAAATCATGGCAATATGTCCTCTGCTACAGTCTTGTATGTTTTAAAGAAGTGGATGGAAGAAGAACAAGAAATAGGAACAACAAGTGTGATGGCTGCATTAGGTCCCGGGTTTAGTTCAGAACTTATTCGTTTGGAGTGGTCTTCATGA
- a CDS encoding chemotaxis protein CheX, protein MTVSQGITEVLNGTIESVKSIIPFDVHIDSPSLIEAPLIQAELGVLIGMTGDMKGRLVIEGNHQSIGSIGEKMFGMPIEGEMLESFTGELANMIAGNLATVVSQREVSIDITPPTVIVGSTKISGFKKAFRVPVELNEEGSLQLILMVED, encoded by the coding sequence TTGACAGTAAGCCAAGGTATTACAGAAGTTTTAAATGGTACAATCGAATCTGTGAAATCAATCATTCCTTTTGATGTACATATCGACTCCCCTTCATTAATTGAAGCTCCTCTCATTCAAGCTGAACTAGGAGTTTTAATTGGAATGACAGGAGATATGAAAGGGAGACTTGTTATTGAAGGAAACCATCAAAGCATCGGAAGTATTGGGGAAAAAATGTTTGGCATGCCTATTGAAGGAGAAATGTTGGAATCTTTCACAGGTGAATTAGCCAATATGATCGCCGGGAACTTGGCAACGGTTGTTTCGCAGAGGGAAGTCTCTATCGATATTACACCACCGACTGTAATTGTAGGATCGACAAAGATTTCGGGTTTTAAAAAGGCTTTTCGAGTACCAGTAGAGTTGAATGAAGAGGGATCTCTACAACTCATTCTGATGGTGGAAGACTAA
- a CDS encoding SDR family NAD(P)-dependent oxidoreductase: protein MYLPSFSLEGKLAAVTGATKGIGYAITMAYAEAGADVIIISRTEEDVLHVKEEVEALGRKAYPIVANVQQYNDIINQINGVIHDDQPIDIWVNNAGMNIRSDAFDVSEEEWDQIIQTNMKSAFFLSQYAANRMKEHQRGKIINITSVAGHVALRTGVVYGMTKSALIQMTKTLSLEWGKHNIHVNAIGPWYFPTSLTEKLLENEEYVKEIVDRTPMGRIGKLEELAGSAVFLGSEASNYITGQTLFVDGGMTVYGF from the coding sequence ATGTACTTACCTAGTTTTAGTTTGGAAGGGAAGCTAGCAGCTGTTACAGGTGCTACAAAAGGAATTGGTTACGCAATTACAATGGCGTATGCAGAGGCAGGAGCAGACGTTATTATTATATCTCGAACAGAAGAAGATGTTTTACATGTAAAAGAAGAGGTAGAAGCGTTGGGGAGAAAGGCTTATCCAATTGTAGCGAATGTACAACAGTATAATGATATTATTAACCAAATTAATGGTGTGATTCATGATGATCAACCAATTGATATATGGGTAAACAATGCAGGCATGAATATTCGAAGTGACGCTTTTGACGTATCAGAGGAAGAATGGGATCAAATCATTCAGACGAACATGAAGAGTGCTTTTTTCTTAAGTCAATATGCTGCTAATCGAATGAAGGAACATCAGCGAGGGAAGATTATAAACATAACCTCCGTAGCAGGGCACGTTGCACTACGTACAGGTGTTGTTTATGGGATGACCAAAAGTGCGCTCATACAAATGACTAAAACTTTATCACTAGAGTGGGGTAAACATAATATACACGTGAATGCAATTGGTCCATGGTATTTTCCAACCTCTCTTACTGAGAAACTGTTAGAGAATGAGGAATATGTGAAGGAAATCGTTGATCGAACTCCGATGGGGAGAATAGGTAAGTTAGAAGAATTAGCTGGCTCTGCTGTATTTTTAGGTTCTGAAGCGAGTAATTACATAACTGGACAAACCTTGTTTGTTGATGGAGGAATGACCGTTTACGGATTTTAA
- a CDS encoding cytochrome c oxidase subunit 2A — MPNTHLEKTETKTKIVQEEPNLKGTFIAVMFVFAFLVGTWFSVWGIFLNR; from the coding sequence ATGCCTAACACTCATTTAGAAAAAACGGAAACGAAAACAAAAATCGTGCAAGAAGAACCTAACTTAAAAGGGACATTTATTGCCGTTATGTTTGTTTTCGCCTTTCTAGTTGGGACATGGTTTTCTGTTTGGGGGATATTCTTAAATCGATAA